TTAGAGGAAAATCATAGCAGTCTTCTGTGTATAAAGTGAAGAAATTCAGCTGGAACAAGTGAATACTTTTATGCAGAATATTAAAGGCATAAGAAGAATCCTTATGGGAAGGCAAGAGACCATCTATTCCTGGGAAGCttgcaaaaatattttccaattaGAATGCAAATTTCCAGTTTTTATACCATTATAAATCATTATTGACAAACCCTATAGAAATGTATATGGATTCATTCCTCAGTAAATCATGGATTCAGATGTAGATTATCTTTCTTTAAATTGAAGTGTTACTTTTTTATAAAACAAGTAGAATAAAGCATTGCTTAAGCAGAAGCAGCCTAATGTTTAGATGAACCATTTAATGATCACATTTCATATGTCAAATGTTGGTCCTTTGTGAATGATCTTGTATGCATTAACATTCTCTGCAGCACGTACAATACCTACTTACATGTCTAATCAGGTTTCTAAGGGCAAATAACAAGCTACTGAGAACAGGCAGGAATGCAAAAGCTAATGTAGTTATTCAGTTAATTAACTGCTGGTTATATCAGTGTGTCAAACATATTCATATACACGAGGCACGGAAATAATTTGGAATTCTGCCTTTCTGTTACTCTGCTCCATTGCAACTAGCAATAGTACTCATTTTTATACTATTTTGGATTTGTTATTCAAACAgtatgtgcaaaagaaaaaaaaaagaaaaatggttggCCTCTGGCAAGCTGGAGAGACAGATCACAAGAAAGTAATTATTGGCAGAATTATCAAGGGTTCTCCTCCAACTGCCTTTATTGTCTTGGTGACCAGTTACAGCtagaaagaggaaaaagcaaCAATTTTTAACTAAAGCTGGTCCACTAACCTCCACGTGGGTCTTTCTgggacagcaaaaaaaaaaaaaagatcctctgCTAGAGTCTCTTATCTCCACCAGTGTGTTACTGTCTACCACATTATATTTCTAGAAACTGGTATTTCTGCCAGTTCCTATCTCCGTAGTATAAATTGTCAGAAGATAATTTTCAAACCATTTGTGTTTAGAAAAAGCAAGCTTCAGAAGACATATAGCGTATATCATTCAGCCAAGTGATTTTAGATTACATTAGCCAATATTCCTTACACGTACATCCCAACCAAAGAATATTGTGCTTTAAATGGAAATAATGTTATGTAAAGGTGGAATGATGTATAACTAGTGATAGCTGAACAGAACTTCCAGATTCAGGAGTAGTGTGCTACTAAAACAGTTGCAGAAGTACCAGCAGGCACTGAATACTATATAAGACCAAATGGTATTCAGCAGAACTATTCTTAAGTTCTTAGACAATCTACCTTTAAAGCAGGCTAACAGCTTTCACATTGTGTGCTCAGTCAGACCAAGtatatctagtccagcattctttcCCTTAGTGGGCTGTTCAGATGCCTGTGCAAAGCCCAAAAGCTGAACATAAAACACAAGTGAAGATAATAACCTTCTGCTTGCCCTCCCTAGTAACTTGAATAAATAGGCATAGTACATAGAAATTCTGGAAGCAATATAGAGGcatgattattgtttttatgaaTCTGTCTAATCTTACTTTAAAACTGTCCAGGTTGCTGGCTACTGCTACCTCTTGtagttacttatttattaaaatcaGTGTGTTAATACAACTGCATGATTGTGAATTGGCATAAATTATGGTAACCCTCTCTGTTTGCAAATAGCAGTTCTGATAGCAACTCAGGAAGCCATCTGTCTTCCCCCCACACCCCCAACTTCCAAAATCTTTGAGAAATCTGCAAGCTTTCTGCAAATTACTTCCACCCCCTCTGAACCTTTTACTGTCATATAAATTCTTAAGAGGATTCTTCAGCTCAGCTGTCACCTAGCTAACAGAGAGTCAGCCAGACAGCTGCACCTCTAAATTTGCCAGTAATTCCTTGCCTTAAAGAGAAATCAATAATCTCAACTAAAGCATACTTAAATACTGAAACAAATAATGCAATGGAACCTACTCACAAAACTAGAAAGAGCCCATTTCTGCTGATTTCTCAGCCATGGATATATAATGGTCCTAAGAGACAACTACTCCTATATGATATGGACATACAGTCTTGTACTCAAAATCACATATTTTTCCATCAGTATTACAAAAATACATTGCATgtaaaattttgaaagaaaattttgggaagaaagttttaaaaactttgtGTGTTGCATAATGCTGAAAAAGGAATGGGgagttttaattctttttccttctaaaCTTTATTTCTCTGCAGGCATCTTCATTAGGCAAAGACTATCTTCAAGGAAATAATGGATTTCCTCAATTTTACTGAGCAAAATTATACACTGCAACAAAACGATACAGAACTACTTAAAAAAGTAACCTCCAAGATTCTAGTTTCTATTACACTTTCTGTTCTAGCAGTAATGACCACCGTCATCAACTCTCTAGTGATGACTGCAATAATTGTGACACGGAAGCTCCACCACCCTGCCAACTATTTAATTTGCTCTTTGGCAGTCACTGATTTCCTTGTGGCCATCCTTGTCATGCCCTTCAGCATTGTCTATATTGTCAAAGAAACCTGGATCATGGGTCAGGTGATGTGTGATATTTGGCTTAGCGTCGACATCACTTGCTGTACCTGTTCCATCCTGCATCTCTCGGCCATTGCTTTAGATCGGTATAGAGCGATCACAGATGCTGTGGAATATGCCAGGAAGCGAACACCTAAACACGCTGGCTTTATGATTGCCATCGTCTGGATCATTTCCATCTTCATTTCAATGCCGCCATTGTTTTGGAGGCACCAAGCAGCCAGCAAAGATGACGAATGCATCATTAAGCATGACCACATTGCTTTCACCATATATTCTACATTTGGGGCCTTTTATATCCCACTGGCATTGATTCTGATTCTTTACTACAAAATATACAAAGCAGCCAAGACTTTTCACAGAAGGAGTGTGAGTCGGGTACTTAAAGAGGATGTAAATGGTCAAGGTCTCTTGGAAACAAATGAGAAGAGCTGCCGGCTGTCTTCAACTGCATCATGCACAAAAGATAAAAGGTCTAACCCTTTGGGAGACTTGGACAGAATCCAGCTTTCACTGAGAAGCCCTGATTCTGAATCCAAGAATGAAAAGGGGTGGAGGAGGCAACGCATTTCTACTACAAGGGAGCGGAAAGCAGCAACTACTCTTGGCTTGATTTTGGGTGCTTTTGTGATTTGCTGGCTACCTTTCTTTGTAAAAGAGGTGGTTGTTAATACCTGTGAAGGATGCCAGACTTCAGAAGAAATGTCTAATTTTCTGACATGGTTGGGATATATCAATTCTCTTGTTAACCCACTGATTTACACAATATTTAATGAAGATTTTAAGAAAGCATTCCAGAAACTTATTCAGTGCAGGAGCTCTCtctgaaaaaaatagaagttttTAGTCATTGgttatttaaatatgatttttgaaaaagaatttggaaaagaaattcaTAGATCTATCCTTGGTGGAACTCTGCCTATTTTACTGGAGAATTTACCAAATCAAAGGGTAAAATGAGGTTCTAGAAAGTTTTGTAGGAGTTGTATAATACATGTGCACTTATAGCCCTAATTTCATGCCATAATTTAGCATCACAACAGTGTTGGAAGCAAACATACAATGCATATCTTAATAACTTAGCTTCAAGCCTTTCCAGAAAGCTTTCCAGAAATGTTAAATCAAGCAGGATTAAGTTTTGGTGCCAGAACTTGGATGAGAATCTGCACATACACAACAA
The Candoia aspera isolate rCanAsp1 chromosome 5, rCanAsp1.hap2, whole genome shotgun sequence genome window above contains:
- the HTR1F gene encoding 5-hydroxytryptamine receptor 1F, producing the protein MDFLNFTEQNYTLQQNDTELLKKVTSKILVSITLSVLAVMTTVINSLVMTAIIVTRKLHHPANYLICSLAVTDFLVAILVMPFSIVYIVKETWIMGQVMCDIWLSVDITCCTCSILHLSAIALDRYRAITDAVEYARKRTPKHAGFMIAIVWIISIFISMPPLFWRHQAASKDDECIIKHDHIAFTIYSTFGAFYIPLALILILYYKIYKAAKTFHRRSVSRVLKEDVNGQGLLETNEKSCRLSSTASCTKDKRSNPLGDLDRIQLSLRSPDSESKNEKGWRRQRISTTRERKAATTLGLILGAFVICWLPFFVKEVVVNTCEGCQTSEEMSNFLTWLGYINSLVNPLIYTIFNEDFKKAFQKLIQCRSSL